From one Rhodospirillaceae bacterium genomic stretch:
- a CDS encoding NADH-quinone oxidoreductase subunit F — translation MLDDATPQNRSHPGLGQRRASAFNKGRQLSPVAHSEIKDLLLGEERTRDRLVEYLHQIQDAYGKISTDHLRALAEELRLSMAEVFEVASFYAHFDIDMHGDTGTPKTTVRVCDSLTCEMFGAKSLSKYLGDHLDDNIQIVTASCMGRCDMAPVVEVGHRHVGFANLEKVISTIESKEFTPEIPKYLSYNDYIKGEGYTLLNDCYAGKYNRDDLIDLVQKSGLRGMGGAGFPAGLKWKSIREQPKPRLMAINADEGEPGTFKDRHYLEGDPHRFLEGMLIAAWVCEVEKIYIYVRDEYPAARDILIREINTLRSEGLLDNREIELRRGAGAYICGEESAMLDSIEGKRGLPRQKPPYPTQVGLFGQPSLIHNVETVYWIRSLINRGPEWFSDQGLNGCKGFHSFSVSGRVKNAGVKRAPAGITITDLINDYCGGMQDGHQFKAYLPGGASGGILPASLSDLPLAFGTLEEHGCFVGSAAVIVLSDQDSIKDVSLNLMRFFEDESCGQCTPCRTGTEKAVQLMREKTWDQDLLMDLSTVMVDASICGLGQAAPNPVLCAMKYFPEEL, via the coding sequence ATGTTAGATGACGCGACGCCCCAAAATCGAAGTCACCCCGGCCTGGGTCAACGTAGAGCATCTGCCTTTAACAAGGGGCGGCAATTGTCCCCTGTAGCCCATTCGGAAATCAAAGACCTTCTCCTTGGAGAAGAACGAACCCGAGACCGTCTCGTTGAATATCTTCATCAAATTCAGGATGCCTACGGGAAAATTTCCACTGATCACCTGCGCGCCCTGGCTGAAGAACTTCGGTTATCCATGGCCGAGGTGTTTGAAGTTGCATCATTTTACGCCCATTTCGATATAGATATGCATGGAGATACGGGGACACCCAAGACCACGGTTCGAGTGTGCGATAGCCTGACCTGCGAAATGTTTGGCGCGAAATCTCTTTCGAAATATCTAGGCGATCATTTAGATGACAATATTCAAATCGTGACAGCCTCATGCATGGGACGATGCGATATGGCGCCCGTTGTCGAAGTTGGTCACCGGCATGTTGGCTTTGCAAATCTTGAAAAAGTCATATCGACGATTGAGAGCAAGGAATTCACTCCGGAAATCCCGAAATATCTATCGTACAATGATTACATCAAGGGCGAGGGATACACCCTTCTGAATGATTGTTATGCAGGAAAATATAATCGTGACGACCTGATTGATTTGGTTCAAAAAAGCGGGTTACGGGGGATGGGTGGAGCCGGTTTCCCGGCAGGCCTCAAGTGGAAATCTATACGCGAGCAACCTAAACCGCGGTTAATGGCGATCAACGCTGATGAAGGCGAGCCTGGAACCTTTAAGGATCGTCACTATCTAGAGGGCGATCCCCATCGGTTTCTCGAAGGTATGCTCATTGCAGCCTGGGTATGCGAAGTTGAGAAAATATACATCTACGTTCGTGATGAATATCCAGCGGCGCGGGACATCCTCATTCGGGAAATTAATACCCTGAGGTCGGAAGGTCTTTTAGATAACCGAGAAATTGAACTGCGCCGAGGAGCTGGCGCATATATATGCGGTGAGGAATCCGCTATGCTGGATTCGATCGAAGGAAAGCGGGGTTTACCGCGGCAAAAACCGCCTTATCCCACACAGGTAGGCCTGTTTGGCCAACCGAGCCTCATCCACAACGTCGAAACTGTCTATTGGATTCGGTCGTTAATTAATCGGGGTCCCGAGTGGTTTTCTGACCAAGGTCTAAATGGCTGTAAAGGGTTTCACTCATTTTCCGTTTCTGGTCGTGTGAAGAATGCTGGTGTCAAACGTGCCCCCGCCGGCATAACCATTACAGACCTGATTAACGACTATTGTGGTGGAATGCAGGATGGGCATCAATTCAAGGCCTATCTTCCCGGCGGCGCATCCGGGGGCATACTGCCTGCTTCACTTAGCGATCTTCCACTCGCGTTTGGAACTCTCGAAGAGCATGGCTGCTTCGTCGGTTCTGCGGCGGTTATCGTTCTGTCTGATCAGGACAGTATCAAGGACGTATCTTTGAACTTGATGCGCTTTTTTGAAGACGAAAGCTGCGGGCAATGCACGCCGTGCCGAACAGGAACTGAAAAAGCCGTTCAGCTCATGCGAGAGAAGACCTGGGACCAAGACCTTCTGATGGATCTCTCAACGGTAATGGTTGACGCATCCATTTGTGGGTTGGGTCAGGCAGCACCTAATCCTGTTTTATGTGCGATGAAGTACTTTCCGGAGGAGCTTTAA